In Rhinoraja longicauda isolate Sanriku21f chromosome 27, sRhiLon1.1, whole genome shotgun sequence, one DNA window encodes the following:
- the snip1 gene encoding smad nuclear-interacting protein 1 yields the protein MEAPGPRRARAPLPHSPGPAPRRTARGQHPAPFIKRRRSSSRSSGGSVSPPAHKGGSPARTSTSPGPQHHHQQHRARPHDRSRRERHDHPRQERNERRHRDHSEGNEHRHKKDGDRERRREGTDRGRAHSKKNGGPRTEPGLSGRDREVQQLNEQQVEREFHNERRRQNRDRALGAENPETEPNSSQASGGNAAQVKEEPNFELSGALVEDTNTFRGVVIKYNEPPESRIPRKRWRLYPFKNDEPLPVMHIHRQSAYLLGRQRRIVDIPIDHPSCSKQHAVLQYRLVQFTRGNGTPGRRVRPYIIDLGSANGTYLNNQRIEVQRYYELREKDVLKFGFSSREYVILHEFSDTAEVDAQQEHDDDDDDHEEEEEEEEEDGEVES from the exons ATGGAGGCCCCGGGCCCCCGCCGCGCCCGCGCCCCGCTCCCGCACTCCCCCGGCCCCGCACCCCGCCGCACGGCCAGGGGGCAGCACCCCGCACCCTTCATCAAGCGGCGCCGCTCCAGCTCCCGCTCCTCCGGCGGCAGCGTCTCCCCGCCCGCACACAAGGGCGGCTCGCCGGCCCGCACCAGCACCAGCCCCGGCCCGCAGCACCACCACCAGCAGCACAGAGCGCGGCCCCACGACAGGAGCAGGCGG GAACGTCACGACCACCCGCGACAGGAGCGCAATGAGAGACGCCACAGAGACCACTCGGAAGGAAATGAACACCGACACAAGAAGGACGGTGACCGAGAGCGACGGAGAGAGGGCACGGACCGCGGGCGAGCTCACAGCAAGAAGAACGGTGGGCCCCGCACGGAGCCTGGATTGAGCGGTCGGGACAGGGAGGTTCAGCAGCTGAATGAACAGCAAGTCGAGCGCGAATTTCACAACGAAAGAAGGCGCCAGAACCGCGATCGAGCACTGGGCGCCGAGAATCCCGAGACTGAACCAAACAGTAGCCAGGCCAGTGGCGGGAATGCCGCGCAGGTTAAAGAGGAGCCTAATTTTGAGTTATCCGGTGCCCTCGTGGAAGATACAAACACCTTTCGTGGCGTGGTGATAAAATACAATGAACCGCCAGAGTCTCGCATCCCACGGAAACGGTGGCGACTGTACCCGTTCAAGAATGACGAGCCTCTGCCAGTCATGCACATTCATCGGCAGAGTGCCTATCTCTTGGGTCGTCAGCGAAGGATTGTGGACATCCCCATCGATCACCCCTCGTGTTCCAAGCAGCATGCTGTGCTGCAGTACAG ACTAGTGCAGTTCACCCGTGGTAATGGTACACCTGGCAGGAGGGTGAGGCCATACATCATCGATCTCGGCTCCGCCAATGGCACCTACCTTAACAATCAACGCATTGAGGTCCAGCGATACTATGAACTCCGAGAAAAGGATGTGCTGAAATTTGGTTTCAGTAGTAGGGAATATGTCATCTTGCACGAATTCTCAGATACCGCTGAGGTGGACGCACAACAAGAACACGATGACGACGACGACGAccacgaggaggaggaggaggaggaggaggaggacggggAAGTTGAGAGTTAA